One Tunturibacter gelidoferens genomic region harbors:
- a CDS encoding acyloxyacyl hydrolase produces MLTNAPLATKITAITDTALAKDIVVATKTPRGKPPVESEISISGMFPDGDYRLFSATVRCNAWTVGVEYDRHSWGHFMGSRMDYVVEVLPFVLLSQPAVSDFWGNAKSPNQELVHGLSISPFGFRWLWRNDKAVRPYIVGKLGTAVFTKKAFSPNASYANFNVQADFGVLIKMTERVDLRVDPFVFFHVSNGYLAASNPGMDELATKIGVSYRLGKKNEVR; encoded by the coding sequence GTGTTGACCAATGCTCCGCTGGCGACGAAGATCACCGCTATTACTGACACCGCGCTGGCGAAAGACATCGTAGTGGCCACGAAGACGCCCCGTGGCAAGCCGCCGGTGGAGAGTGAGATCTCGATTTCGGGAATGTTTCCGGATGGCGATTACAGGCTGTTTAGTGCCACGGTTCGCTGCAATGCGTGGACGGTGGGTGTGGAATACGACCGTCATAGCTGGGGTCACTTTATGGGGTCGCGGATGGACTACGTGGTGGAGGTTCTGCCATTTGTTCTTTTGAGTCAGCCTGCGGTCTCAGATTTCTGGGGAAATGCAAAGAGCCCGAATCAGGAGTTGGTGCATGGGTTGTCGATCTCTCCGTTTGGTTTTCGCTGGCTATGGCGAAACGACAAGGCGGTGAGGCCGTACATCGTTGGCAAACTGGGGACTGCGGTGTTCACGAAGAAGGCGTTTTCGCCGAACGCGAGCTATGCGAATTTCAATGTTCAGGCTGACTTCGGGGTTTTGATCAAGATGACGGAACGGGTCGATTTGCGCGTGGACCCGTTCGTGTTTTTTCATGTGTCGAATGGCTATCTGGCGGCGAGCAATCCTGGAATGGATGAACTGGCGACGAAGATCGGGGTGAGCTACCGTCTTGGAAAAAAGAATGAGGTGAGGTGA